One part of the Ziziphus jujuba cultivar Dongzao chromosome 2, ASM3175591v1 genome encodes these proteins:
- the LOC107418289 gene encoding ferric reduction oxidase 8, mitochondrial produces MADNSLLTLLKVMMILIWAAWICFWILKPTQLWTRKWKQAEDRSKPTVFGYSGLNFAVFTFPVIAVAILGSVYLNLRQRQPRRRTKRSSISGFSNLLVVNPLLGIVSAVEILAVFLFLLFLAWTFYARISNDFKKLMPIKSLKLDIWQLKYLRVATRFGLLAEACLALLFLPILRGLALFRVLGIQFEASVRYHIWLGTAMILFATIHGGSTLFVWGISHHIQDEIWKWQKTGRIYLAGEITLVTGLVIWITALPQIRRKKFEIFYYTHHLYIVFLVFFLFHAGDRHFYWVFPGIFLFGLDKLLRIVQSRPETYILSARIFPLKAVELILPKDPRLKYTPTSVIFVKIPSISKFEWHSFSITSSTSIDDQTMSVIVKCEGSWTSSLYHLIQSKIEMDADKLSSIPIAVEGPYGPASLDFLRYDSLLLIAGGIGITPFLSILQEISSPQNNSRFGFPTRKQLIFVMKKSDEISLLNSISPLILEKSSEQSHLKLKVFVTQEHQSGETLEELLHVFSQVQTVHFSTHGTKHAVNGLESSSWMAAIAGLSSIVFLVFLICFNHIFVPEEKKASKASKEKNPSWVADLLIIASFAIAILSGAFAAVAIRWRRLKKQTPLIFQKPGKAMVPSSTVARSTIEEHEIHFGGRPDFQDIFNKFPNEMGGTNIGVLVCGPETMKESVAAICHQRSQAFKTGAKKANFYFHSLNFNL; encoded by the exons ATGGCAGATAATTCTCTTCTAACTCTGCTCAAAGtaatgatgattttaatatGGGCTGCTTGGATTTGTTTTTGGATTCTAAAGCCCACCCAGCTATGGACAAGAAAATGGAAACAAGCAGAAGATAGATCAAAGCCAACAGTTTTTGGATATTCTG GTCTTAATTTTGCTGTGTTTACATTCCCTGTAATTGCTGTGGCTATACTTGGATCCGTGTACTTGAATTTGCGGCAGAGACAGCCAAGAAGGAG AACAAAGAGAAGCTCAATTTCTGGTTTTTCAAATCTACTGGTTGTGAACCCCCTTCTGGGTATTGTATCTGCTGTTGAAATCCTAGCAGTGTTCTTGTTTCTGCTTTTCTTAGCATGGACTTTTTATGCTAGAATCTCTAATGATTTTAAGAAGTTAATGCCAATCAAATCGCTAAAGCTGGATAT ATGGCAATTGAAGTATCTAAGAGTGGCAACAAGGTTTGGTTTGCTAGCAGAAGCTTGCCTTGCTTTACTTTTCCTACCAATCTTAAGAGGGCTAGCCTTGTTTCGGGTACTTGGCATCCAGTTTGAAGCTTCAGTAAGATATCATATATGGCTTGGAACTGCAATGATACTCTTTGCTACAATCCATGGTGGTAGCACCTTGTTCGTTTGGGGAATTAGCCACCACATTCAGGATGAG ATATGGAAATGGCAAAAGACTGGCCGAATATACCTTGCTGGGGAGATTACTCTAGTTACAGGATTAGTCATTTGGATCACAGCACTTCctcaaataagaagaaaaaagtttgaaattttctaCTACACACATCATCTATACATCGTCTTTCTGGTGTTTTTCTTGTTTCATGCTGGAGACCGGCATTTCTATTGGGTTTTCCCCGGGATTTTTCTCTTTGGTCTTGACAAACTACTCCGAATCGTACAATCAAGACCGGAAACATATATTCTTTCTGCACGAATCTTCCCTTTGAAAGCTGTGGAACTAATTCTGCCAAAAGATCCAA GACTAAAGTATACTCCAACAAGTGTGATATTTGTGAAGATACCAAGTATATCCAAATTTGAATGGCACTCTTTCAGTATAACTTCCAGCACCAGTATTGATGATCAAACAATGTCTGTCATTGTTAAATGTGAAGGATCATGGACAAGTTCTCTGTACCACTTGATACAATCTAAGATCGAAATGGATGCTGATAAGTTAAGTAGCATACCTATTGCTGTTGAAGGTCCATATGGACCTGCTTCACTAGATTTTCTTAG ATATGACAGTTTACTTCTGATTGCTGGAGGAATTGGGATAACACCATTTCTAAGCATCTTGCAGGAAATTAGTTCACCCCAGAATAACAGCAGATTTGGGTTCCCCACGAGAAAGCAACTTATATTCGTCATGAAGAAGTCTGACGAGATTAGTCTGTTAAACTCAATCTCACCACTAATTCTAGAGAAATCATCTGAACAATCACAtctgaaattaaaagtatttgtGACACAAGAGCATCAATCAGGTGAAACGCTTGAAGAACTACTGCACGTGTTTTCTCAAGTGCAAACGGTGCACTTCAGTACACATGGTACCAAGCATGCAGTAAATGGACTTGAAAGTTCATCTTGGATGGCTGCGATAGCCGGACTTTCTTCCATAGTGTTCCTTGTCTTCCTTATCTGTTTTAACCATATATTTGTTCCCGAAGAGAAAAAGGCCTCAAAAGCCTCCAAAGAGAAAAACCCATCATGGGTTGCTGATCTACTCATCATAGCTTCATTTGCAATAGCAATTCTAAGCGGTGCTTTTGCAGCAGTTGCTATAAGATGGAGGAGGCTGAAGAAACAAACTCCCctaattttccaaaaaccagGCAAAGCCATGGTACCAAGTTCGACAGTAGCAAGGAGCACAATCGAGGAACACGAAATCCATTTTGGAGGAAGACCTGATTTCCAAG ATATATTCAACAAGTTTCCAAATGAAATGGGTGGAACCAATATTGGAGTTCTGGTCTGTGGGCCAGAGACCATGAAAGAGTCGGTAGCAGCTATATGCCACCAAAGGTCACAAGCTTTCAAGACTGGTGCAAAGAAAGCAAATTTCTACTTTCACTCCCTTAACTTCAATCTTTAG